One genomic segment of Flagellimonas marinaquae includes these proteins:
- a CDS encoding heavy metal translocating P-type ATPase, with translation MKHTYHIHGMTCNGCRSHVEETLSKVDGVSKVTVDLEKAEATIEMESHIPIEKFQEALKADGGQYSIHQNGEHQHTHDKKKVEKPKGQGTGTFYCPMHCEGDKTYDKPGDCPVCGMDLVEEVNLTATSDTQYTCPMHPEIIKDEPGSCPICGMDLVPMEPDLSAEEKTYKKLLKKFWIAVAFTLPIFIIAMSEMLPNNPLYDVLELKYWNWIQFALSIPVVFYATWMFFERAYRSIKTWNLNMFTLIGIGAGVAWLFSVFGMLVPDFFPDQFKTEAGTVHVYFEAATVILTLVLLGQVLEARAHSKTNSAVKELLKLAPNKAIKVVDGEEQEVAIDEIELGDILRVKPGDKIPVDGVITEGETSIDESMITGEPIPVNKSVDDKVSSGTINGNQSFLMKAEKVGSDTLLSQIIQMVNDASRSRAPIQKLADTVSGYFVPIVVIIAVVTFAVWAIWGPEPAYVYALVNAIAVLIIACPCALGLATPMSVMVGVGKGAQNGVLIKNAEALEKMDKVDTLIVDKTGTITEGKPTVEKVGSFEKGFTETEVLQYIVSLNSQSEHPLAEATVKYGKEQNAEFLKADGFNAVTGKGVEGEVNNKEVALGNAKMIEQANATLTEAMENEAQSYQKQGKTVSYLAVEGQVVGYVVIGDKIKETSAKAIKDLQNKGIAVIMLTGDNHDTAQAVADELNLADFQASMLPENKLQEVEKLQEQGKVVAMAGDGINDAPALAKSDVGIAMGTGTDVAIESAAITLVKGDLHGIVKARNLSDAVMRNIKQNLFFAMIYNTLGIPIAAGLLYPFFGILLSPMIAALAMSFSSVSVIANSLRLKSKNI, from the coding sequence ATGAAACACACCTACCACATACACGGAATGACCTGCAATGGTTGTCGAAGTCACGTAGAGGAAACGCTGTCTAAAGTGGATGGTGTTTCAAAAGTAACAGTTGATTTAGAAAAAGCCGAAGCGACCATAGAAATGGAATCCCATATTCCAATAGAGAAATTTCAAGAGGCGCTTAAAGCCGATGGTGGGCAATACAGTATCCATCAAAATGGCGAACATCAGCATACCCACGATAAGAAGAAAGTTGAGAAACCCAAAGGTCAAGGAACGGGAACATTTTACTGTCCGATGCATTGCGAGGGCGACAAGACTTACGACAAACCAGGCGACTGTCCTGTTTGCGGAATGGATTTGGTTGAAGAAGTTAACCTAACGGCTACTTCCGACACCCAATATACCTGTCCGATGCATCCCGAAATTATTAAGGATGAACCGGGAAGCTGTCCAATTTGTGGGATGGATTTAGTGCCTATGGAACCCGATTTATCCGCAGAGGAAAAGACCTATAAAAAACTTCTTAAAAAGTTCTGGATAGCGGTCGCTTTCACATTGCCCATTTTTATCATTGCAATGTCCGAAATGCTGCCCAACAACCCCTTATATGATGTTTTAGAATTAAAATATTGGAACTGGATTCAATTTGCGCTTTCTATTCCTGTGGTATTCTACGCTACTTGGATGTTCTTTGAACGTGCCTACCGCAGTATAAAGACTTGGAACTTAAATATGTTTACGCTTATCGGTATCGGTGCTGGCGTTGCTTGGCTCTTCAGCGTGTTCGGGATGCTCGTACCCGATTTTTTCCCTGACCAATTCAAGACCGAAGCCGGTACGGTTCACGTCTATTTTGAGGCTGCTACGGTGATTCTAACTTTGGTTCTACTTGGTCAAGTCCTCGAAGCTCGTGCGCATAGCAAGACCAATTCCGCAGTCAAGGAACTTTTAAAATTGGCACCTAACAAGGCTATAAAGGTAGTTGATGGGGAAGAACAGGAAGTGGCCATCGATGAAATTGAATTGGGCGATATCCTACGTGTGAAGCCGGGCGATAAGATTCCTGTGGATGGCGTTATTACCGAAGGCGAAACTTCTATAGATGAATCGATGATTACGGGCGAACCCATTCCTGTAAACAAATCAGTAGATGATAAAGTAAGTAGCGGAACTATCAATGGCAATCAGTCCTTTTTGATGAAAGCTGAAAAGGTTGGGTCTGACACTTTGTTATCACAGATTATACAGATGGTCAATGATGCCAGTCGAAGCCGTGCACCCATCCAAAAGTTGGCCGATACCGTTTCGGGATATTTCGTGCCAATCGTTGTTATAATCGCTGTTGTTACATTTGCCGTTTGGGCAATTTGGGGCCCAGAGCCAGCCTATGTTTATGCTTTGGTCAATGCGATTGCCGTATTAATTATCGCCTGTCCCTGTGCTTTGGGGCTTGCGACACCAATGTCTGTAATGGTCGGCGTTGGCAAAGGTGCGCAGAATGGTGTGCTTATTAAAAATGCCGAAGCCCTTGAAAAAATGGATAAGGTCGATACTCTCATTGTCGATAAGACCGGAACGATAACTGAAGGAAAACCTACAGTTGAGAAAGTGGGTTCTTTTGAGAAGGGGTTTACCGAAACCGAAGTACTACAATACATTGTTTCCTTGAACAGCCAAAGTGAACATCCGCTGGCGGAAGCCACCGTAAAATATGGAAAAGAACAAAACGCAGAGTTTTTAAAAGCAGATGGATTTAACGCAGTAACTGGAAAAGGCGTTGAAGGTGAAGTGAACAATAAAGAAGTGGCTTTAGGTAACGCCAAAATGATCGAACAGGCAAATGCTACACTTACCGAAGCTATGGAAAACGAGGCACAATCCTACCAAAAACAAGGGAAAACGGTTTCCTATCTCGCTGTAGAAGGTCAAGTTGTAGGCTACGTCGTTATCGGCGACAAAATCAAGGAAACGAGTGCAAAAGCTATCAAGGATTTGCAGAATAAGGGAATTGCGGTCATTATGCTTACTGGTGATAATCACGACACCGCCCAAGCTGTCGCAGATGAGCTTAACCTTGCCGATTTTCAAGCAAGTATGCTACCGGAAAACAAATTGCAGGAAGTCGAGAAATTACAAGAGCAAGGCAAGGTGGTTGCAATGGCAGGCGATGGTATCAATGATGCACCTGCACTCGCTAAAAGTGATGTAGGTATCGCAATGGGAACAGGTACGGATGTTGCCATTGAAAGTGCAGCCATTACCTTGGTGAAAGGCGATTTACACGGTATCGTAAAGGCAAGAAATCTAAGTGATGCAGTAATGCGCAATATCAAACAAAACCTCTTTTTTGCAATGATTTATAACACGCTGGGTATCCCTATTGCAGCAGGACTACTGTATCCGTTTTTTGGAATACTCTTATCGCCAATGATTGCGGCTTTGGCGATGAGCTTCAGTTCGGTATCGGTAATTGCCAACTCATTACGTCTAAAAAGTAAAAACATATAA
- a CDS encoding DUF2911 domain-containing protein translates to MKYKILIILLVVAVSGCKNEEKNNTKIETEHNHTQSEPKSENKKTLSPHTSAMAMIGDAHIHIDYSSPGVRDRIIFGGLLAYDQVWQAGAHMATWLETNKDLEIDGKELKAGKYGFFVIPNQEEWTVIFNRNWNQHGKDDYTENDDVLRFKVTPKTSEDIKEHLEYKVNKTTETSGTISMSWEKVTIEFPFEIK, encoded by the coding sequence ATGAAATATAAAATTTTGATAATCCTATTGGTAGTTGCTGTCAGCGGATGTAAAAATGAAGAAAAGAATAATACCAAAATAGAGACAGAGCACAATCATACCCAGAGTGAACCTAAATCTGAGAACAAAAAAACCCTAAGTCCACACACATCGGCAATGGCTATGATAGGTGATGCTCATATCCATATAGATTATTCGTCGCCAGGCGTAAGGGATAGAATTATTTTCGGTGGATTGTTGGCTTACGACCAAGTCTGGCAGGCTGGTGCCCATATGGCTACTTGGCTTGAAACAAATAAGGATTTAGAAATCGACGGTAAAGAATTGAAAGCTGGAAAATACGGGTTTTTTGTAATTCCGAATCAGGAAGAATGGACTGTCATTTTCAACAGGAATTGGAACCAACACGGTAAGGACGACTATACTGAAAATGATGATGTATTACGATTCAAAGTAACACCTAAAACTTCTGAAGATATCAAAGAACATTTAGAGTATAAAGTAAACAAAACAACAGAGACTTCAGGAACAATCTCAATGAGTTGGGAAAAAGTAACGATTGAATTTCCTTTTGAAATAAAGTAA
- a CDS encoding PepSY domain-containing protein, translating to MVNRKTAKWIRKAHRYLGIFLGIQFLMWTISGMYFSWTDIDEIHGDHFKKSAPVQTSFDNLLGTSQLATKESVKSLELLEIANEPYYWINEAQLYNARTGQRKNGISKEEAQQVANRYMLDDLEIAKIQLVDSVGSHHEYRGRPLPAYEILYETPQNLKAYVAVENGAFQTVRHRDWRWFDFLWMTHTMDYQGRDNFNTLLLRAFSLLGLITVLSGFVLWYISSPSIRKLKKKIK from the coding sequence ATGGTAAATAGAAAAACAGCGAAATGGATTAGAAAAGCACACCGCTATTTGGGTATCTTTTTAGGTATTCAGTTTTTGATGTGGACAATTAGCGGGATGTATTTCAGCTGGACGGACATCGACGAGATACACGGTGACCATTTTAAGAAATCGGCACCGGTGCAGACCTCTTTTGATAATTTGCTCGGTACATCCCAACTGGCTACAAAAGAATCCGTAAAATCTTTGGAACTACTGGAAATCGCAAATGAACCTTATTATTGGATTAATGAAGCACAGCTTTATAATGCAAGAACGGGACAAAGGAAAAATGGAATTTCTAAAGAAGAGGCACAACAAGTTGCAAATAGGTATATGTTGGACGATTTAGAAATAGCAAAAATTCAATTAGTCGATTCTGTAGGGTCACATCACGAATATCGCGGTCGCCCACTTCCAGCTTATGAAATCTTGTATGAGACACCACAAAATTTAAAAGCCTATGTGGCGGTTGAAAATGGCGCTTTTCAAACGGTGAGACACAGGGATTGGCGCTGGTTTGATTTTCTATGGATGACCCATACTATGGATTATCAGGGAAGGGATAATTTCAACACGTTGTTGTTAAGGGCATTTTCACTTTTGGGATTGATAACCGTCTTAAGCGGTTTCGTTTTATGGTACATCAGTTCCCCATCAATCAGAAAACTAAAAAAGAAAATTAAATAA
- a CDS encoding DUF305 domain-containing protein — translation MNSNEHKNSGKSKNHYTRFVAMLACSFVAMYITMYLNTYEWDHVWFSLTRFYMVCLGIAAMAIIMFVAMRGMYQNKKKNIAIVLGSIVLFVGALGLVRDQKSTVGDVLWMKAMIPHHSIAILTSERADIEDPEVKKLAEEIIKAQRREIAEMKAMIERLENEK, via the coding sequence ATGAATTCAAACGAACACAAAAATTCAGGAAAATCAAAAAACCATTACACACGTTTTGTAGCGATGCTCGCTTGCTCTTTTGTAGCAATGTACATTACGATGTATTTAAACACTTATGAATGGGACCACGTTTGGTTTAGCCTAACGAGGTTTTATATGGTCTGCCTTGGTATCGCAGCTATGGCCATCATTATGTTTGTGGCAATGCGTGGTATGTACCAAAATAAAAAGAAGAATATCGCCATAGTCTTGGGAAGTATCGTTCTCTTTGTAGGTGCATTAGGACTCGTACGTGACCAAAAGTCAACCGTAGGCGATGTACTTTGGATGAAAGCAATGATACCACACCATTCCATCGCCATTTTAACAAGTGAACGGGCAGATATTGAAGACCCTGAAGTCAAAAAATTGGCTGAAGAAATCATTAAAGCGCAACGTAGGGAAATTGCTGAAATGAAAGCAATGATTGAGCGTTTAGAAAATGAAAAATAA
- a CDS encoding efflux RND transporter periplasmic adaptor subunit, producing the protein MKKNILYIAIAVIIGLGAGWLIFGNSSDNAANKDTSDMSDHDHSGESAEQMWTCSMHPQIMQPEAGDCPICGMDLIPAEAGADGLAANEIKMTENAMALANIQTTIVGNAKAGDDDGMISLSGKIAANEENNTVQSSYFKGRIEQLNVNYQGQQVNRGQLLATIYAPDLVAAQQELITAASLKESQPALYKAVRSKLKNWKLSDTQINAIEESGTVRENFRIYATVSGTVSEVMAAQGDYVNQGQPIVKLSNLNSVWAEFDAYENQIAQFNIGQKINITTNAYPNKEFEGTISFIDPILNNATRTITVRATLQNKNDLFKPGMFVTGKVKGATQTMENTLTVPASAVLWTGERSLVYIKTNPNEPVFEMREVTLGNRSGETYQVSAGLNNGDEIVTNGTFTVDAAAQLQGKKSMMNQQMMPDESAMMGDMEMSFSNAFSSDFDKALPSYLKMKDALVASDASQVSAFAKATSEKLKAISTDDLGTMEKQHLTKSIEMLDAIANNDNLENQRAHFVILNENIVPIAMSIENSTNYYIQKCPMANNNKGAVWLSMEEEIRNPYYGDAMLTCGSVIDSL; encoded by the coding sequence ATGAAAAAGAACATTCTATATATAGCAATAGCCGTTATCATAGGTTTGGGCGCAGGCTGGCTCATTTTTGGAAATAGCTCAGACAATGCAGCAAATAAGGATACGTCTGATATGTCCGACCACGACCACTCTGGCGAGAGCGCAGAACAGATGTGGACGTGCTCTATGCACCCACAGATTATGCAACCCGAAGCTGGTGATTGCCCAATATGTGGAATGGACTTAATCCCTGCTGAAGCTGGTGCAGATGGTCTCGCTGCAAACGAGATAAAAATGACTGAAAACGCAATGGCGTTAGCAAATATCCAGACTACTATTGTAGGAAATGCAAAAGCTGGCGATGATGATGGGATGATATCCCTTTCGGGAAAAATAGCGGCAAACGAAGAAAACAATACCGTACAATCCAGCTATTTCAAAGGTAGGATAGAACAACTCAACGTTAACTATCAAGGTCAGCAAGTAAATCGTGGTCAGTTATTGGCAACCATTTACGCACCGGACCTTGTAGCGGCACAACAGGAATTGATTACCGCAGCATCGCTTAAGGAATCGCAACCTGCTTTATACAAAGCTGTTCGCAGCAAGCTCAAAAACTGGAAACTATCAGATACGCAAATCAATGCTATTGAGGAAAGTGGAACGGTACGTGAGAATTTCCGGATTTATGCAACGGTTTCCGGAACGGTTTCAGAAGTAATGGCAGCACAAGGCGATTATGTAAATCAAGGACAGCCTATTGTGAAGTTGAGCAACCTCAATTCGGTTTGGGCAGAATTTGATGCCTATGAAAATCAAATAGCGCAATTCAACATTGGGCAAAAAATCAATATCACGACCAATGCTTATCCCAATAAGGAATTTGAAGGCACTATCTCATTCATCGACCCTATTCTAAATAATGCGACACGAACGATAACGGTACGTGCAACTCTGCAAAATAAGAATGACCTGTTTAAGCCAGGAATGTTTGTGACGGGCAAGGTTAAAGGCGCAACGCAAACTATGGAAAATACCCTTACCGTACCTGCAAGTGCTGTACTATGGACGGGCGAGCGCTCATTGGTATATATTAAAACCAATCCTAACGAGCCTGTTTTTGAAATGCGCGAGGTAACCTTGGGAAATCGCTCTGGCGAAACTTACCAAGTATCGGCCGGATTAAATAATGGCGATGAAATTGTTACCAATGGAACATTTACAGTAGATGCAGCTGCTCAATTACAGGGTAAAAAATCAATGATGAATCAACAGATGATGCCAGATGAATCGGCTATGATGGGCGATATGGAAATGAGTTTCAGCAATGCGTTTAGTTCTGATTTCGACAAAGCATTACCATCATATCTCAAAATGAAAGATGCCCTTGTAGCAAGCGATGCAAGTCAAGTTTCCGCTTTCGCGAAAGCGACATCAGAAAAATTAAAAGCAATATCGACTGATGATTTAGGTACGATGGAAAAACAACATTTAACCAAAAGTATTGAGATGCTGGATGCCATTGCAAACAATGATAATCTGGAAAACCAGCGCGCTCACTTCGTCATTCTAAACGAGAATATCGTGCCTATTGCAATGAGCATAGAAAACTCGACAAATTATTACATTCAGAAATGCCCTATGGCAAATAACAATAAAGGTGCGGTATGGTTAAGTATGGAAGAAGAAATAAGAAATCCATACTATGGCGATGCAATGTTGACTTGCGGAAGTGTGATTGATTCGTTGTAA
- a CDS encoding DUF6660 family protein: MKVVAIILSFYFLALNVVPCSDATNSADDTQVVTVIDIDGDHDQDCELCSPFCQCHCCHVHTINFGLVAFQPLQPAIPQEFFAHFDDLGKDIPHSLFQPPRA, from the coding sequence GTGAAAGTTGTAGCAATCATTTTATCGTTTTATTTCTTGGCACTCAATGTAGTGCCTTGTAGCGATGCGACAAATAGTGCCGATGATACCCAAGTTGTTACAGTAATTGATATTGATGGCGACCACGACCAAGACTGTGAGTTATGCTCGCCTTTCTGTCAATGTCATTGTTGTCACGTTCACACGATAAATTTTGGGCTTGTTGCATTTCAACCGCTACAGCCTGCTATTCCTCAAGAATTCTTTGCCCATTTCGATGACCTTGGCAAAGATATTCCCCATTCCCTTTTTCAGCCACCTCGGGCATAA
- a CDS encoding CusA/CzcA family heavy metal efflux RND transporter: protein MINRIIDFSINNKFIIGLFTLTLIGVGIWSMATVNLGSVPDITNNQVQVITQSPNLGTEDIEQFVTYPVELSMGNLPGVTEIRSISRFGLSVVTIVFEDDMGTYLPRQLVQEKLNELGESIPEKFGSPSMGPISTGLGQIYEYTIKPEEGFENKYSPMELRTVQDWVIKRQLTLLEGVVEVNSYGGSIKQYEVTVNPDKLNSLGISISQVYEALARNNVNTGGAYIEKNKMSNFIRGEGLIRSLEDIKDISIINEGNIPVTIGDVATRVHFGNQVRYGAFTQDGKEAVGGIIMMLKGSNPNAVIQNVKNRMAEIEKSLPEGLTIAPIIDRSELIARTTDTVKTNLLEGALIVIFALVLLLGSLRGGIITATTIPLSLLFAFILMKQFNVWANLMSLGAIDFGIIIDGAVIIIEGTVYEIQKRIRSGKLKFNQGVMDKVAYDAGTTMMGSAFFGQIIILIVFTPILFLTGVEGKMFKPMAYTFGFAMIGAIILCLTYVPMMSALFMKPVQNTKSWFGKFERWLEKISDKIIGAIHSAYKPLLKGALRLKLIVLSSSAVLLIIAGFIFSNMGGEFVPQLDEGDIAMQAFIRPGSSLTESIEVSKKIETILLENFPEIKTVTARIGVADIPTDPMPMDIADMYIILNKDMDEWTTASTKEGLIEAIRDKLDDELVGVNLSFTQPVELRFNELLEGVREDIAVKLYGEDLEVLSDKVQEMAAIIKTVPGAGDVSAERTAGLPQMTVKFRRDKMAQYGLDIQKVNDYISTAFAGGTAGVIFEGEKRFDLVVRFDESHRKSIDDLRTMYIDLKDGSQVPIIEIAEIEYVPGPMQISRDNTYRRTYVGVNARGRDVESVVKDIQQKLDEELDLPSGYYITYGGEFENLQSAKDRLTIVVPIALFLIFVLLYFALKSFSQSLMIYIAIPLAAIGGVFALWLRDMPFSISAGVGFIVLFGVAVLNGLVLINRFNSLKEEGVTSIKDRIFQGTKERIRPIMLTATTDIFGFLPMAFSTSAGAEVQQPLATVVIGGMLTATLLTLIVLPVLYIFIEKRRERKDQNKIGSFNPQALTTILILGFMLGGTALAKAQQTQAPVPDLIVQDSITPITLSRAVEIAKENYPALKTSQLEIERQSALTGNAYDFGNTKVFTGGEEVADGQGIYTLIGIGQQNIDLLGIGAKKRLQQQRIQLAETAFDLSEIQIELEVKKAWSEAFQAKKKFVLYRELDSIYGQFAQSVELNFEVEAISRLEYAAARNQALQITNRFQQAETDYLIALQKLNLWLTPDTMYTVADEFEATEISVLETDDTLDEHPELSLSRKRIDEAQASYDAARASLLPQFNLQGGLQRVNGDSGFYTYQAGISIPLFSGPDRSRAKAAKLDAQIAETNAAFKQRELQSQYTQAQQNYTRWRDTWFFYKTEALPLAIDQRKGALLAYKEGALDYAAFTQIIRDAIQTEMDALDALDNYLEALFKLQYFQN, encoded by the coding sequence ATGATTAACAGAATCATTGATTTTTCAATCAATAACAAATTCATCATTGGTCTGTTCACGTTGACTCTTATAGGAGTTGGCATTTGGTCAATGGCAACAGTAAACCTTGGGTCTGTCCCAGATATTACCAATAATCAGGTGCAGGTCATCACGCAATCGCCCAATCTGGGAACGGAAGATATTGAACAGTTCGTAACCTATCCCGTAGAACTATCTATGGGTAATTTACCAGGCGTTACAGAAATAAGATCTATCTCACGCTTTGGCCTTTCCGTAGTTACTATCGTTTTTGAAGACGATATGGGAACCTATCTTCCTCGACAGCTGGTACAGGAAAAACTAAACGAACTGGGCGAATCTATCCCTGAAAAATTTGGAAGTCCATCTATGGGTCCCATCTCTACTGGTTTAGGTCAAATCTATGAATACACTATAAAGCCAGAGGAGGGTTTTGAAAACAAGTATTCGCCTATGGAACTGCGCACCGTGCAAGATTGGGTTATCAAACGACAACTCACATTACTGGAAGGCGTGGTAGAGGTCAACTCTTATGGAGGCAGTATTAAACAGTACGAGGTCACTGTCAACCCAGATAAGTTGAATAGTTTGGGTATTAGTATTTCACAAGTGTATGAGGCTCTCGCTCGGAACAATGTGAATACAGGCGGTGCTTACATAGAAAAAAATAAAATGTCAAATTTCATAAGAGGTGAAGGTCTTATTCGCTCTTTGGAAGACATTAAAGATATTTCGATTATTAACGAGGGCAACATTCCCGTAACTATTGGAGATGTTGCAACACGCGTCCATTTTGGGAATCAGGTACGTTATGGTGCTTTTACGCAAGACGGTAAGGAAGCCGTGGGAGGAATAATAATGATGCTAAAAGGTTCAAACCCTAATGCGGTTATTCAAAATGTTAAGAATCGTATGGCAGAAATTGAAAAATCCCTGCCAGAAGGTCTCACTATCGCCCCTATCATTGATCGTAGTGAGCTAATTGCCAGAACGACCGATACCGTTAAAACCAATTTACTGGAAGGCGCCCTAATCGTGATATTTGCCCTTGTTTTATTGTTGGGTAGTTTAAGAGGTGGCATCATAACGGCCACGACCATACCGTTGTCCTTGCTTTTTGCCTTTATATTAATGAAGCAATTTAATGTATGGGCAAACTTAATGAGCTTGGGAGCTATAGACTTTGGGATTATTATAGATGGTGCCGTGATTATTATAGAAGGAACGGTGTATGAGATCCAAAAACGGATTAGGTCTGGAAAGCTAAAATTCAATCAAGGCGTAATGGATAAAGTAGCCTATGATGCCGGAACCACGATGATGGGTTCTGCTTTTTTCGGGCAGATCATTATCCTTATAGTTTTTACACCTATACTTTTCCTTACAGGTGTAGAAGGTAAAATGTTCAAACCGATGGCATACACCTTTGGTTTTGCTATGATAGGTGCAATTATTCTGTGTCTTACCTATGTCCCAATGATGTCTGCGCTTTTTATGAAACCAGTTCAAAACACCAAAAGCTGGTTTGGCAAATTTGAGCGTTGGCTTGAAAAGATAAGTGATAAAATTATTGGTGCTATACATAGTGCTTATAAGCCATTATTAAAAGGTGCACTGCGGCTTAAGCTTATCGTGTTATCATCTTCTGCTGTTCTACTTATTATTGCTGGTTTTATATTTTCTAATATGGGTGGAGAATTTGTGCCGCAGCTCGATGAAGGAGATATAGCAATGCAGGCGTTTATAAGACCAGGAAGCTCGCTCACAGAATCCATTGAAGTTTCAAAGAAAATAGAAACTATCCTATTAGAAAATTTTCCTGAAATTAAAACGGTAACAGCACGTATAGGTGTGGCAGATATACCTACAGATCCTATGCCTATGGATATTGCAGATATGTACATCATTCTCAATAAGGATATGGACGAGTGGACAACTGCTTCTACTAAAGAAGGTTTGATTGAAGCCATAAGGGATAAACTGGATGATGAACTCGTCGGGGTTAATTTATCATTTACCCAACCGGTCGAATTAAGATTTAATGAGCTTTTAGAAGGCGTAAGAGAGGATATTGCAGTAAAGCTATATGGCGAAGATTTAGAGGTGTTATCAGACAAGGTTCAGGAAATGGCAGCTATTATAAAGACCGTTCCTGGCGCGGGCGATGTGAGTGCAGAACGTACAGCTGGACTACCACAAATGACCGTAAAGTTCAGACGAGATAAAATGGCGCAATATGGACTGGATATTCAAAAAGTAAATGATTACATAAGTACTGCTTTTGCAGGTGGTACCGCTGGCGTCATTTTTGAAGGCGAGAAACGATTTGATCTGGTGGTACGATTTGATGAAAGCCATAGAAAAAGTATTGATGACCTGCGCACGATGTACATCGATCTTAAGGATGGAAGCCAGGTACCCATTATTGAAATAGCAGAGATTGAATACGTGCCTGGACCTATGCAAATCTCACGTGACAATACGTATAGAAGAACCTATGTAGGTGTAAATGCACGAGGCAGAGATGTGGAGTCTGTTGTAAAAGATATACAACAAAAGTTAGATGAAGAACTGGACTTGCCATCAGGATATTATATTACCTATGGTGGAGAGTTTGAAAACCTACAAAGCGCTAAGGATCGTTTAACAATTGTTGTGCCCATCGCCCTGTTCTTGATATTTGTACTGTTATACTTTGCCTTAAAATCCTTTTCACAATCGCTAATGATTTACATCGCGATACCCTTGGCGGCCATTGGTGGTGTGTTTGCTTTATGGCTTCGAGATATGCCATTTAGTATTTCGGCAGGTGTAGGATTTATTGTGCTATTTGGTGTCGCAGTTCTTAACGGGCTGGTACTTATTAACCGATTTAATTCTTTAAAGGAAGAAGGTGTTACAAGCATAAAGGATAGAATATTTCAAGGGACTAAAGAACGTATTCGCCCCATTATGCTCACGGCTACCACAGATATTTTTGGGTTTTTACCTATGGCATTTTCCACATCAGCCGGTGCAGAGGTGCAACAACCGCTCGCTACGGTAGTTATTGGTGGGATGCTTACGGCCACCCTACTCACGTTGATAGTACTTCCTGTACTCTATATCTTTATAGAAAAGCGACGTGAGCGCAAAGACCAGAACAAGATTGGTTCGTTTAATCCGCAAGCATTGACCACGATTTTAATACTTGGTTTTATGTTAGGTGGTACCGCTTTGGCGAAAGCGCAACAAACACAAGCACCTGTGCCAGACCTCATTGTTCAGGATAGCATTACACCCATTACCTTATCTCGGGCTGTAGAAATTGCCAAAGAGAATTATCCAGCACTCAAGACGAGCCAACTCGAAATAGAAAGACAGAGCGCACTCACGGGCAATGCCTATGACTTCGGTAATACTAAAGTATTTACAGGTGGCGAAGAAGTGGCAGATGGTCAGGGCATTTATACCTTGATAGGTATCGGTCAACAAAATATTGATCTATTGGGAATAGGTGCCAAAAAACGCTTGCAACAACAACGCATCCAGTTAGCCGAAACAGCTTTTGACCTATCTGAAATCCAGATAGAACTGGAAGTCAAAAAAGCCTGGTCAGAAGCTTTTCAGGCAAAGAAGAAATTTGTTCTTTATCGAGAACTGGACAGCATTTATGGTCAATTTGCACAATCTGTAGAACTCAATTTTGAAGTCGAAGCCATTTCGAGACTGGAATATGCTGCTGCGCGCAATCAAGCGTTACAGATAACCAACAGGTTTCAGCAGGCAGAAACAGATTATTTAATCGCATTACAAAAACTCAATCTTTGGTTGACACCAGATACGATGTACACCGTAGCTGATGAATTTGAAGCTACCGAAATTTCGGTGTTAGAGACTGATGATACATTGGATGAACATCCCGAGTTATCGCTTTCGCGAAAGCGTATAGACGAAGCACAAGCAAGCTATGATGCAGCAAGGGCAAGCTTACTGCCCCAGTTTAATCTGCAAGGTGGCCTGCAACGTGTAAATGGCGATAGTGGTTTCTACACCTATCAGGCAGGGATTTCCATACCGCTGTTTTCTGGCCCAGACCGCAGCCGCGCAAAAGCTGCTAAACTGGATGCACAGATTGCAGAAACCAATGCCGCATTCAAACAACGCGAGCTGCAATCCCAATATACACAAGCACAGCAAAATTATACACGATGGCGAGATACTTGGTTTTTCTATAAAACCGAAGCTCTGCCACTTGCCATAGACCAGCGCAAAGGCGCATTGCTCGCCTACAAAGAAGGTGCGCTTGATTATGCAGCATTCACGCAAATTATACGTGATGCCATACAGACCGAAATGGATGCACTGGACGCACTCGATAATTATTTAGAAGCCTTGTTTAAACTACAATATTTCCAAAACTAA